A single Anabas testudineus chromosome 10, fAnaTes1.2, whole genome shotgun sequence DNA region contains:
- the LOC113160121 gene encoding thiosulfate:glutathione sulfurtransferase-like: MANTATKDISYEDLKALMGKSQDLILVDVRTKGEVDQGCIPGSVNIPLDTVQEAFKLDPESFNSKYGITKPPLDAPELVFYCQMGRRGGIATDQAHRLGYVKARNLTGGYKLWSEKQ, translated from the exons ATGGCGAATACAG CAACTAAGGACATCTCTTATGAGGATCTAAAAGCTCTTATGGGAAAGAGCCAGGATCTTATTCTGGTCGATGTCCGCACTAAAGGGGAGGTGGACCAAGGATGTATTCCAGGATCTGTTAATATCCCAC TTGATACTGTACAGGAAGCTTTCAAATTGGACCCAGAATCCTTCAACTCCAAGTATGGAATAACTAAACCACCGTTGGATGCCCCAGAGTTGGTGTTTTACTGCCAGATGGGCAGGCGAGGTGGAATAGCCACAGACCAGGCTCACAGATTAGGATATGTGAA agCACGTAATCTTACCGGAGGATATAAGCTGTGGagtgaaaaacagtga
- the LOC113160039 gene encoding leucine-rich repeat neuronal protein 4, translated as MMSLQKNLGVLLFLLSVSSLLHSHGLSHAASTSPPVTRPRITFLTALGSDDDYEEEDDYENNGSPPMVLSSMKTPLLRNEPHLCHYDPCLENQQPCAYLATQTGCLCPGLSGDDEPPHAPRIQALLPIDEGDDKGKVEVKWCAPSSVVSGYRVVIQGRESDTLEVGDASRRGVLGSLVVGTKVCVEALNKAGTSTPSDFSCRRYDPPKSSDHELLVWIVGGGATLLVILIIVSVILWKRKTCQKGKRNSADGLGNPSYSTEGTL; from the coding sequence ATGATGTCACTACAAAAGAACCTGGGCGTGCTTCTGTTTTTGCTGAGTGTCTCGTCTCTCCTTCACTCCCACGGCTTAAGTCATGCTGCTTCCACTTCCCCTCCTGTCACTCGTCCACGGATCACATTCCTTACTGCACTGGGCTCAGATGATGactatgaagaagaagatgattaTGAAAACAATGGCTCTCCTCCCATGGTGCTGTCCTCCATGAAGACTCCCCTTCTCCGAAATGAGCCCCACCTCTGCCACTACGACCCCTGCTTGGAGAATCAGCAGCCGTGTGCCTATCTTGCAACGCAGACGGGCTGCCTCTGTCCTGGGCTTAGTGGAGATGATGAGCCTCCCCATGCACCTCGTATCCAAGCACTGCTGCCAATAGACGAAGGCGATGACAAAGGAAAGGTGGAGGTGAAGTGGTGTGCTCCTTCTTCAGTGGTGTCTGGCTACAGGGTGGTGATTCAGGGACGTGAAAGTGACACCCTTGAAGTTGGGGATGCTTCACGACGAGGTGTGCTGGGATCTTTGGTAGTTGGGACAAAGGTATGTGTGGAGGCACTGAACAAGGCTGGGACCAGCACCCCCTCAGACTTCTCCTGTAGACGGTATGACCCTCCAAAATCTTCTGACCATGAGCTGTTGGTGTGGATTGTTGGCGGAGGGGCCACCCTCCTTGTAATCCTCATAATCGTCAGTGTGATCCTCTGGAAGCGTAAAACATGTCAGAAGGGAAAGAGGAACTCGGCTGATGGACTGGGGAACCCTTCTTATAGTACAGAGGGAACACTGTGA